From the genome of Plasmodium malariae genome assembly, chromosome: 9, one region includes:
- the PmUG01_09016700 gene encoding nucleic acid binding protein, putative, with translation MSLSSEKKKEEIPIKAENVTSDQILLNEQTKMNDDHNDNGGDACLINGTNENSNEGNYVLSINGKGASVNTNDSVVLNNDVNENMDDGKSRNSIITSIKRDDDKTVKYSKNHSDESSSKYEEKLQRSEIKPEEQRSSSSDAFFENVNEGCLGEAQNTDNDDNMNGKKYNGNNIIDHNTEKENIKIVYVQRESNDMDEDTTNSSLNIDINDIDKDGRKYGSNNVCDDQYVHKKSVITNNTQENDDYNNSTKDQSTDEKYFVENTVVNEEMVQEINECNNHSDDASNLKTHKGEIDNRIKRKMHTLKQNEEKKKKKKDVNNTTLHISSGSSENPDINAKEKSSENGATITYDKKNKEAKEKQKRNHMKEDHFVCADEVSSSVVSTHVECACMRCVRNVRSFYALKGYPRIFVTRLPFEAGKKDLEKYFSKYGKIIDIYVSKNLSNNKNKGFGFVSFEKQGSMDKVLKDKLHILCGKEIVVDIASTRDNKARHLFHLPSEHYLAKYQKNEKKVMTKVHNNIINFNKYHHVYNKTNNIRDVSKNMDNNMVMQNFYNLCPTYNIVGNRMNNKHIMKNNMPVPFFPPSGYNVDPQYFNQVPYQNCAEYMGNNDYYWNMANYYNWNNMLMHNENMFNSSQVEYPYYFCNGQYVNQNPMTKNKISRKNNIIEESKLKYPPNLSTNVNYRNNCPSFIRKLPGGDEWNKRGYKLFVTKLNSATTIDTLRNYFENFGEIIDIYMPNDVCTNRPRGIAFVTFLDNDCVKKILSNKNSKHIIDGKEVVVDLADPETKSKKNLCYS, from the exons ATGAGCTTGTCGagtgaaaagaaaaaagaagaaataccCATTAAGGCAGAAAACGTGACAAGTGATCAAATCCTTTTAAATGAACAAACGAAAATGAATGATGATCATAATGATAATGGTGGAGATGCCTGCTTAATTAATGGGACAAATGAAAATTCGAATGAGGGAAATTACGTTCTAAGTATAAACGGAAAAGGTGCAAGTGTAAATACGAATGATTCAGTGGTGTTAAATAATGAcgtaaatgaaaatatggaTGATGGAAAAAGTCGGAACAGCATTATAACATCCATTAAACGTGATGATGATAAAACAGTCAAGTATAGTAAGAATCATTCTGATGAGTCAAGCTCAAAATATGAAGAGAAATTACAAAGAAGCGAAATTAAACCAGAAGAACAAcgtagcagtagtagtgatgctttttttgaaaatgtaaatgaaGGTTGTCTAGGAGAAGCACAAAATACggataatgatgataatatgaatggaaagaaatataatgGTAACAATATTATTGATCATAATactgaaaaagaaaatataaaaatagtgtATGTACAGAGAGAGAGTAATGATATGGACGAAGATACTACTAACAGTAGCTTGAATATTGATATCAATGATATTGATAAGGATGGTCGTAAATATGGCTCAAACAATGTATGTGATGATCAATATGTTCACAAGAAAAGTGTTATTACAAATAACACACAGGAGAATGATGATTATAATAACAGTACTAAGGACCAAAGTActgatgaaaaatattttgtagaGAATACTGTTGTTAATGAAGAAATGGTTCAAGAAATAAATGAGTGCAATAATCATAGTGATGATGCtagtaatttaaaaacaCATAAAGGGGAAATAGATAAccgaataaaaagaaaaatgcatactttaaaacaaaatgaggagaagaaaaaaaagaaaaaagatgtAAATAATACTACCTTACATATTTCATCCGGTTCTTCGGAAAATCCTGATATTAACgcaaaggaaaaaagtaGCGAAAATGGTGCCACTATAACTtatgacaaaaaaaacaaagaagcgaaggaaaaacaaaaaaggaatCACATGAAAGAGGATCATTTTGTGTGCGCAGACGAGGTGAGTAGTAGTGTTGTGAGTACACATGTGGAATGTGCGTGCATGAGATGTGTTCGTAATGTGCGTAGTTTCTAT GCCCTAAAAGGATACCCGCGAATATTCGTGACAAGACTTCCGTTCGAGGCGGGTAAAAAAGATTTAGAAAAGTACTTTTCGAAATATGGGAAgattatagatatatatgtttcCAAAAATTTATCgaacaataaaaacaaagGATTCGGCTTCGTTTCTTTTGAGAAACAAGGATCGATGGATAAA GTACTAAAGGACAAATTGCATATACTATGTGGAAAGGAAATTGTTGTTGACATTGCTTCGACGAGGGATAACAAAGCTAGGCACCTCTTCC ATCTTCCCTCCGAACATTACTTAGCGAAATACCagaagaatgaaaaaaaagttatgaCCAAAGTTCATAATAACATTATCAATTTTAACAAGTATCATCATGTATATAACAagacaaataatataagggATGTATCCAAAAATATGGATAATAATATGGTTATGcagaatttttataatttatgccCTACGTACAATATTGTAGGAAACAGaatgaataataaacatattatgaaaaataatatgccGGTTCCATTTTTCCCACCATCTGGGTATAATGTAGATCCTCAATACTTTAACCAAGTACCATATCAGAACTGTGCTGAATATATGGGGAATAATGACTATTACTGGAACATGgctaattattataactggAATAATATGCTCATgcataatgaaaatatgtttaattcTAGTCAAGTGGAATACCCCTACTACTTTTGCAACGGTCAATATGTGAATCAAA ACCCAATGACCAAGAATAAAATTAGCCGAAAGAACAATATCATTGAAGAAAGTAAATTAAAGTATCCCCCAAATTTGTCGACCAACGTAAATTACAGAAATAACTGTCCATCGT TTATACGTAAATTACCCGGAGGTGACGAGTGGAACAAGCGaggatataaattatttgtcacaaaattaa ACAGCGCGACAACCATTGACACCTTAAGGAATTACTTCGAAAATTTTGGGGAAATCATCGACATATACATGCCAAAtg ACGTCTGCACAAATAGACCACGCGGTATAGCCTTTGTTACATTTCTTGATAATGATTGTGTTAAGAAAATTTTGTCCAACAAGAATTCGAAACATATAATTGATGGAAAAGAG GTCGTTGTAGATTTAGCAGATCCCGAAACGaagagcaaaaaaaatttatgttattcttga
- the PmUG01_09016600 gene encoding U6 snRNA-associated Sm-like protein LSm4, putative: MHFPLTLLKCSQNQAVMVELKNGETYSGFLVFCDRFMNLHMKNIICTSKDGDRFWKISECYVRGNSVKYIRVQDQAIEQAIEETTEQKARNLGRGRGGRGRARGIGRGTDNRGRHGTQIRRGGRGY; the protein is encoded by the exons atgcat TTCCCCTTAACACTGCTAAAATGTTCTCAGAACCAAGCAGTG ATGGTTGAGCTAAAAAATGGAGAAACGTACAGTGGCTTTTTGGTTTTTTGTGATCGCTTCATGAACttacatatgaaaaatataatttgcaCATCAAAAGATGGTGATAGATTTTGGAAGATTTCAGAATGTTATGTCAGAGGGAATagtgtaaaatatattcgaGTTCAAGATCAAGCCATCGAACAAGCCATTGAAGAAACAACGGAGC AAAAGGCAAGGAACTTGGGCAGAGGAAGAGGCGGAAGAGGAAGAGCACGCGGAATTGGCAGAGGTACAGATAACAGAGGTCGGCATGGAACGCAAATTAGAAGGGGAGGAAGGGGCTACTAG